A genome region from bacterium includes the following:
- a CDS encoding T9SS type A sorting domain-containing protein: MKNAIWSIVIAVLSSSFSYAQDFWQQTNGPTIGYIKSLAANSAGHIFAATGAGVFRTVDNGDSWTSINTGITRLEITSLAIDSNGHLFAGTDDGGVFASTDNGDHWTSIGLKNIWVISLAINSLGHIFAGTQSSGVYRSIDNGETWKAVGLTYYGVMSLAIHSNGHLFAGTNGNGVFRSTDNGDGWTPINTGLTDASIWCLVIHSGGSLFAGTYDGGVFRSIDNGGLWTPINIGMTTKWVLSLAINSTGHVFAGTYDDGVFRSTDNGDHWTPINEGLTSSHIWSLAINSGGYLFAGTGGGGVYRSMQSTTAAREINKQRPFSYALMQNYPNPFGPLTTIRYTLPNTEHVTLTIYNLSGQTIETLVSEHQGAGNHHARWTREGYPSGVYFYKLQAGAFSETKKLTVQ, encoded by the coding sequence ATGAAAAATGCTATCTGGTCGATCGTCATAGCCGTTTTATCGTCTTCCTTTTCCTATGCTCAAGATTTTTGGCAACAAACGAACGGACCCACGATCGGCTATATAAAGTCTCTGGCTGCAAACAGCGCCGGTCATATTTTCGCCGCTACAGGAGCCGGCGTTTTCCGCACTGTGGATAACGGCGATAGTTGGACCTCCATCAATACCGGCATCACGCGTCTCGAGATTACCTCCCTGGCCATTGACTCCAACGGCCATCTTTTTGCCGGCACAGATGATGGCGGAGTGTTCGCCTCAACCGACAACGGAGATCATTGGACCTCCATCGGCCTGAAAAATATTTGGGTTATTTCCCTGGCCATCAATTCCTTGGGACATATTTTTGCCGGGACGCAGAGCAGTGGCGTTTATCGCTCCATCGATAACGGGGAAACCTGGAAAGCGGTCGGTCTGACCTATTACGGGGTCATGTCTCTGGCCATCCATTCCAACGGCCATCTTTTTGCCGGAACTAATGGCAATGGTGTTTTCCGCTCAACCGATAACGGGGATGGATGGACACCCATCAACACAGGTCTGACCGATGCTTCCATCTGGTGTCTGGTCATCCATTCCGGCGGCTCTCTATTTGCCGGGACCTACGATGGCGGCGTTTTCCGTTCGATCGATAACGGAGGCCTTTGGACTCCCATCAACATCGGCATGACCACCAAGTGGGTTCTGTCTCTTGCGATCAATTCCACTGGCCATGTTTTTGCCGGGACCTATGATGATGGCGTATTCCGCTCTACCGATAACGGCGACCATTGGACGCCCATCAACGAGGGGCTGACGAGCTCTCACATCTGGTCTCTGGCGATAAATTCCGGCGGCTATCTTTTTGCCGGAACCGGCGGCGGCGGAGTGTATCGGAGCATGCAGTCGACGACGGCTGCCAGAGAAATCAACAAACAGAGGCCTTTCTCCTATGCGTTAATGCAGAATTATCCCAATCCCTTTGGGCCATTAACCACAATCAGATATACATTGCCCAACACAGAGCATGTCACTTTAACAATATATAACCTCTCAGGCCAGACGATAGAAACACTGGTCAGTGAACACCAGGGCGCTGGCAACCATCACGCAAGATGGACGAGAGAAGGGTATCCCAGCGGCGTATATTTTTACAAACTGCAGGCAGGCGCCTTTTCAGAAACAAAGAAATTGACCGTGCAATAA
- a CDS encoding DUF2200 domain-containing protein yields the protein MPKHHVFAMKFAKVYPLYIAKAERKNRTKEEVDQIIRWLTGYDQAGIQQHIEQENDIATFFAQAPAMNPKRSLITGVVCGVRVEEIKDPLMQKIRQLDKLIDELAKGKSLEKILRL from the coding sequence ATGCCGAAGCATCATGTTTTCGCTATGAAATTTGCCAAAGTCTATCCGCTGTACATTGCCAAAGCGGAACGCAAGAATCGCACGAAAGAAGAGGTGGATCAGATCATTCGCTGGTTGACGGGCTATGATCAGGCCGGAATCCAACAGCACATCGAGCAGGAAAACGATATCGCAACATTCTTTGCTCAAGCGCCGGCCATGAATCCGAAGCGTTCGCTCATCACGGGCGTCGTGTGCGGCGTTCGAGTAGAAGAAATAAAAGATCCGCTGATGCAAAAAATTCGCCAGTTGGACAAGCTGATCGATGAGCTGGCGAAAGGAAAGTCCTTGGAAAAAATTCTCCGTCTCTGA